The following proteins come from a genomic window of Liolophura sinensis isolate JHLJ2023 chromosome 13, CUHK_Ljap_v2, whole genome shotgun sequence:
- the LOC135481076 gene encoding uncharacterized protein LOC135481076, whose translation MWSICVPLLCSMFIGICSAGIRAAGHEGQSPGDSAVARTLFVLADENMDGVLSFAELHGVFKAFDLNNDNRVDEHEFISDWTSRGLGDVWEALTLFKNLDTDKNGAITEDPDLFRVQTYFDRDGDGKIIQSEFVIQWVKLSSS comes from the exons ATGTGGTCGATATGCGTCCCTTTGCTGTGCTCCATGTTCATTGGCATATGTTCGGCTGGAATTCG TGCTGCTGGCCATGAGGGTCAAAGTCCCGGAGATAGCGCCGTGGCTCGTACCTTGTTTGTCCTGGCGGACGAGAACATGGATGGGGTTCTCTCATTTGCCGAACTGCATGGGGTTTTCAAGGCATTCGATCTGAACA ATGATAACAGAGTGGATGAGCACGAGTTCATCTCTGACTGGACGTCACGTGGTCTGGGTGACGTATGGGAGGCCCTTACATTATTCAAGAACCTGGACACGGACAAAAATGGCGCCATTACGGAAGATCCAGATCTTTTCAGAGTACAGACGTACTTTGATAGAGATG GTGATGGGAAAATTATTCAGTCGGAGTTCGTCATACAGTGGGTGAAGTTGTCCTCGTCTTAA